In the Halosolutus gelatinilyticus genome, ACCGCCGATTACGACGATCACGAAGGCTTCGATGATGATGCCCATCCCCATTCCGGGGTTGACCGATCGCGAGACGGCCAGCAGGACGCCCGCAAGTCCTGCCAGCACCGCACCGAAGACGAAGACGCCGGTGAACACCTTCGAGACGTCGATTCCGAGGGCATTTACCATCTCGGTATCGTGGGCGCTGGCTCGCATGAGGATGCCGAAGTTGCTCCGTTCAATCGCGAGCCAGATGGCGACGATCAGGATCGTGCCCACCACCAGGACGAACAGGCGGTAGAGCGGATAGTTGAGCGATCCGATAGCGACCGATCCGGTCAGCAAGTCCGGTCGGGCGATCCGTCTGGCCTGTCCGCCCCAGACCTGCAGGACCGTGCCCTGAATCATGATCGCAAACCCGAAGGTAAGGAGAATGTGATAGAGGGGGTTGCGGCCGTAGAGGGGGCGAAGCGACAGCACTTCGATCGCGGCGCCGACGACGCCGACGAACAGCGGTGCGAGCACCAACGCGAGCCAGAAGCTCCCGAGTTCCGCCGCGATGACGGCCCCGAAGTACGCGCCGAGCATGTAGAGCGCCCCGTGTGCGAAGTTGATGACGTCCAGCATACCGAAGATCAGCGTCAGGCCGGCGGCGATCAGCGCGAGCGTCACCCCCAGTTGTAGACCGAGCAACGTGGCTCGGAGTATCGTTTCGACCATCTCAGTTGAATCCTCCACTCGAGTCGGGTGGTCGGCTACTGCCTTCCGTCCGATCGAGCACGTATCGGCGGATTCGCCGGATCATACTACTCACAGGCTGCATCCCCAGCTGGGACTTTCGACTCCTTCGATCGTTTCGACGACCTGGTTTTCGACGGGTTGCTCCCCGTCGCTTGCGACGACCTCCCGGACGTACAGGTTCTGGATCGGCTCGTGTGTCTCGGGATTGAACCGGAAACTGCCTCGTGGACTGTCGAGTTCCGTTCCGCCGAGGGCGTCCGCCATCTCGTTGGGATCCGAACCGCCCGACTCCTCGACGGCGGCGGCGAACGCCTGTGCGGAATCGTACCCCTGACAGGCGTAGACGTTGGCCGACGAGTCGTACGCGTCGCGGTAGTTCTCGACGAACTCCGTGTTTCGATCGGTCTCCTGGGTCGGCGCATAGTGAAGCAGCGAGTACATGCCAAGCGCCGCCTCGCCTTGTGCGGGGAGCGTGTCCTCCGACAACAGGAAGCCGCTCCCGGTCTGGGTCATCTCCTCGTTGAGCCCGTAGTCGGCGAAGTCCGTGATGTAGTTGACGGCGTCGCTCCCCGCGAAGAAGGAGAACACCGCGTCGGCGCCGCTGTTCTCAATGTCGCCCAGGTACGTCGAGTAGTCGTCGGTCCCCAGCGGAGCGCCGACTTCGGCGACGACCTCGCCGCCGGCGTCTTCGAACGCCTCCCTGAAGAAGTTCTTCGAGTTCTGGCCGAACGCGTAGTCGGCGTAGGCCAGACAGACGGTGTCCGCGACGTTGTTGTAGACCCACCCCGCAAGCGGCGCGCTCGTCTGCCAGTCGTTGAACGACGTCCGGAAGTGGTAGTTCAGACAGCCCTCTTCCGTGACCCGGTAATCGCCCGCATTGGCGTTCAGCCAGATCGCGCTCGCCTCGTTTTCGATGGTCTGCATCATCGTGATCGCGACGGCGCTCGAGACCGGACCCACGAGCGCGTCGACCTGCTCTTCGACCAGCAACTCTCGCGTCACATCTACGCCGCGGTTCGTATCGGCTTCCGTGTCCCGCTCGATGGTTTCGACCTCCTCACCGTCGATCTCGCCGTCGTTTTGCTCGAGGTACAACTCGAACCCGTTGACAATACTTTCCCCGAGTATCGCGTACGTGCCGGTAAACGGGAGCGCGTAACCGACGGTCAACCGGTCTTCGCCGCCGAGACAACCGGCGAACGCGGATCCTACCCCGACCGCTGCGCTGCCCGCCAGATACTGACGTCTCGATATCGTCGGCGTCGAAGCCCGATTGCTCCCCGCTCGATTGCCACACTCACCCGTGGGTCTGCGAACCATACACTCCCGTGAGGCGGTATCATACATATAGATTCCGATCATATGCGGAAACGAGCGTCGGTTTGCAGATATCCAACGAGGATTTATATGCGACCATCGGCATTCGATACGGTGTGGTAGCAAGCACCGAATCACTGGACGTTGCGGTATCGCATATCGACCCCGGAAGTTCGATCGCCGTCGGCCTCGCGCTCGAACACGCGATCCCGTTCGCGGCGGGGCACGAACTCCTGCGACGGGGAATCGACGATCTCACCCTGATCGGACCGATCAGCGACCTGCTGTTCGATCAGTTGATCGGCGGCGGCGCGGCATCCGAGATCCGCGCCGCGTGGGTCGGAAACGTCAGCACCGGCACCGGCTACCGGTTCCGGGAGGCCGTCGAGGGCGGGGAAATCGCGGTCGAAGACCACTCCAATTTCAGCATCGCGCTCGCGCTACAGGCCGGCGCGATGGGCGTGCCGTACCTCCCGACGCGCTCGCTACTCGGAAGCGACATCTTCGAACGGAGCGAGCTGTTCGTCGAGGCGACCGACCCGTTCGAGGGCGATCGGATCGCGCTCGTCCCGGCCATCGAACCCGACTGGGCGATCGTTCACGCCCAACGTGCGAGCCCGCGGGGCGACGTCCACCTGTGGGGGAACACCGGAATCGTCGGCCCGGCGGTCGGCGCGGCCGAAAACGTGCTGGTCACCGCGGAGGAGATCGTCGAACCGGACGTCATCGAGAGCGACCCGAGCAGGGTCGCGATCACGCGCGAACAGGTCGCCAGCGTCGTCGAGTGCCCGTTCGGAGCGCATCCGTCGCCCGTCGCCGGCTATTACAACCGAGACAACGAGTACTACCTTCGGTACGATCGCCGGACAGAGAGCCGGAGCGGATTCGAGGAGTGGGCAGACGAATGGGTGTACGGCGTCGCCGATCGCGAGGAGTACGCGACGCTCGTCGACGCGGACCTCGAGATCACCGAGCCGACCATCGCCGCGGAGGTGCAGTATGGCCAGTAGCGAATACACGGATCGCGAGTTGATGGTCACCACCGCTGCGCGCGAAATCGAGGACGGCGACACCGCGTTCGTCGGCATGCGACTGCCGCTGATCGCGTTTCAGGTCGCGGTCAGCACGCACGCGCCGAACGCGCTGGCGGTCTACGAGAGCGGAGTCGTCCGGGATTCGCCCGCGGACGGCTTCATTCACACGATGTGCGATCTTCCGAACCTGGACCGCGCCGTCTCGACGACGGGCATGGTCGACATCATGTCCCGCCTCCAGCGCGGCGATATCGACGTCGGGTTCCTCGGCGGCGCCGAAATCGACCGCTACGGGAACCTGAACACGACTCGAGTGACCGCCGGCGATCGAGAGATCCGCCTCCCCGGCAGCGGCGGCGCCTGCGATATCGCGTGTATGGCCGATCGGACCGTCCTGCTTATGCCCCACGAACCGCGCCGGTTCGCCGAGTCGGTCGAGTACGTGACAAGTCCCGGCTATCCGGCCGACGATGACGGTCGCGACGACCGTCCCGCACCCGGCGGCGGTCCGAGCGCGCTCGTCACGTCGAAGGCGACGTTCGGATTCGACGACAGTGGTGAACTCTACCTCCGCAGCGTCCATCCCGGATCCGAGATCGAAGACGTACTTGCGGCCTTCCCGTGGGACGTACAGACGGCCGACGATGTCGGCGACGGAGCCGTCGAAACAACGCCCGAACCGACGGCCGAGGAACTGGACCTCGTTCGGACGTTCGATCCGGACGGGTTCTGGACCTGAACTCATCAGCGCGCTACTCACCGAGTCGCCGGCAACTCACTTTTCGGTGAACGGACTCGCGCATCACCGGCCTCGAGGAATCGACCCCCGAAACCCGCGTCGCCGACCTCGCGTCGACAGATGTCGTCAAAACGGGCGAACTTGAGGGGGAGACGTACGAGCGGATCGCTCCGGCCATCCCCGACGAGGGGGTCTACCATCGGAGCGGCGGTCCGACGGGCTGACGACGGACGCTACGAAGTCCGGGCAGAGCAGGACGGTCCGAATAATCGTTCGAGCGGAAACGGATAACGGACTACTGTATTTTTCAGAGATACTGCATCCGAAGGAACCGGTAGGTATATAATTTAAAGCTATGATGGAGTAGTCGTATGCAGGAGAGTATCACAGAGGAGTATCTGCCGGACGAAGAGAACGCTCCGGAGCACGTTTACTCGCTCCCGGAACTCCACTACCCGAAACGGATCAACGTCGTCGACGAACTGGTCGACCGACACATCCGCGAGGGACGGGGCGAGAACGTCGCGATCTACTTCGAGGATCGGACGATCACGTACGAGGAACTTCGGGAGAAGGTCAACCGCATGGGGAACGCCCTCCGTGACCTCGGGATCGGCGCCGGCGACCGGGTCGTGGTACGGTTCCCGAATCGGCCGGAAGCGATCGTCTCCTGTCTGGCGGTTCAGAAGATCGGCGGGGTCGCGCTCCCGTCGATGAAACTCCTCCGGGCGAAGGAACTCGAGTACATCATCAACAACGCCGAGGCGTCGGCCGTCGTCGTCTACGACGATCTCCTCGACGAAGTCGAGAACGCGCTGCCCGAACTCGAGACGGTCGGGGACATCGTGGTCGCCGAGCGCACCGGCGTCGACCACAGCTACCACAGCTACGACGACCTGCTCGACGACGCCGACGACGAACTCGAAGCTTACGAGACCGAGCGCGACGATATCGCGTTACTGCTCTACACGAGCGGGACGACCGGGCGACCTAAGGGTGCGATCCACACCCATCGGAACGTGCTGGCCACCGCGGACTCGTACGCGCGGTACTGCCTCGAACCGACTGAAGACGACGTCTTCGGCGGAAATCCGCCGCTTCCCTTCGCGTACGGCTACGGCGATCTCGTCACGTTCCCGCTCCGGTTTGGTGCGAGTACGAGCCTCGTCGCGGACGCCGACCCCGGCGACCTGCTGGAAGCGATCGAGGATCACGGGATCTCGATCCTCTGTTCGATCCCAACCGGATTCAATCAAATCCTCTCCCAGCACCCCGACGGTCCCGAGGAGTACGACGTCTCGTCGTTGCGACTCGGTCTCAGCGCCGGCGAGCCGCTGACGCCGACGACCTACGAGAACTTCGAGAGGGAGTACGGGATCAACCTCCTCGACGGGATTGGAACGACGGAGATGCTTCACATCTTCATCAGTCACCGCCATACCGAGAAGATCGATCCAAGCGTGACCGGCTATCCGGTCCCCGGATACGAGTGTAAGATCGTTGATCCCGACACCGGTGAGGACCTCGAACGCGGCGAAGCGGGTCTGCTCGCGGTCCGCGGACCGACCGGGATCGCGTATTGGGACCGCCCCGAAAAGCAACTTGAGGTCAATCAGGACGGCTGGTCGATCCCAGGCGATATCTTCGTCCAGTATGAGGACGGTCGACTGGAGTACAAGTCCCGCAGCGACGATCTCATTATCTCGAGTGGGTATAACATCCCCGGCCCAGAGGTCGAGGCGGTCATCGAAGAACACGAGTCGGTCGCTGAAGTCGCCGTCGTCGGCAGTCCCCACGAGGAGCGCGGTGAGATCGTGAAAGCGTTCGTTGTCCTCTACGACGACGTCGAGCCCGGAGAAGAACTCATCACGGAGATTCAAAACCACGTCAAGGACGTGCTCGCGCCGTACAAGTACCCACGCGAGGTCGAGTTCCGGGAAGGGCTCCCGCGAACGGAAACCGGGAAGATCCGACGAACCGAACTGCGAGAAGCGGAACACCAGTAGCGATAGAACACGCAGCCGCCCTGGTCGAATATCTCGGTAGCGCTCGTTCTCGACCGCGTCACCGATCGACTCGAGGCGCGGATCAATCGACGCCGCACACTGATTTCCTCCCAGCGACGCCACCTCGGGTAGAAAACTGAACTCCCGACCGGTTCAGTCCATCAACCAGTGGAAACCGCATGCGACGCGCGGGTGAGTACGTCGGTTCCGACGATCGCAGCGATAAATCACCCGTTCTGGACGGCTTCGCCGGGACGCTGTTACTGATGGTGAACGATAACATATGGCGTATACGGATTCGTATTCGTAAATCGTATACATACCAGGTCACTCCACCATCTCACGTCCTGAACTGCTCGGTACTAACAGCGATATATTACACACATACTGTTGTAAAAAAAGTGAGCTCGCCACTCGTTCCGATAGCATCGTACTCCGTCGAACGTCGATCGATTCTATTACAGTAGTACTGGTGTAAACACAACTCGACGAACGGGATAGTGGCGTATACGCTAGCCGTATACGAGACGGAGGGACAGCCACGGCTGCCCGGAGGAGATGACAGCGAATCGGCGACTCGCTGGTGATCGTCTCGCGACAGCCGGCGCCCGTCGCACCGTCCAGCGACCGGGATCGTCGTAGCGAACCGCGACGGATACTGCGGTATAGGTGGTACGATCGGAGCGAAAAGAGTGTGATCCGCCTGTCGGTTTTAGGGGCTTTCGTCCGTCCGGATCCGGAGGTTCGAGCGCGGCTTCGCGATACAGGTCAGGACGTATCCTTCCTCTTTCTCGCTATCCGAGAGGAACATTCCTTCCGTCTGGTCGACTTCACCGTCTTCGACGAGCATGCCGCTGCAGACCCCACAGACGCCCATTCGGCACTGGTAGGGCGGGGCGAGGCCGGCTTCCTCAGCCGCTTCGAGGATCGGCTTGTCGGCCGGCACTTCGATCGTCTGTCCCTCGTCGACGAACTCGACTGTGTAACTCTCGACCATTGCTTACTGCTCTCGATCGATAGATCGTTCGAAGACGTGTTCGACCGGTTCGAAGCCGTTCGACTCATAGAACGCTTCCGCGGACTCGTCGCCGTGGATCGCGTCGACGCGATAGAAGTCGATGTCTTTCTCCGACTGCTCGAACCAGTCGTGAACTTCGTCCAGCAGCGCGGCGCCGACGCCGCTACCCCGGTATTCCTCCGCGACGTAGTGGCCGTTGATGTACCCGTGGTCCTGCAGCCGGAAGATCGGGTGATTCCCCATGATGCGTGCCTCCAGGACGCCAATGAGTTCGCCCGTCCTCTCCTCTTCAGCGACGATAACGGTCCCGTATTTCGAACCGACGAGCTGATTCTCGAAGTACTGCAGCCAGCGATCGTCGGCGCTCTCCTTGTGTTCGTACCGGTCGTCGTACTCCGAGAGGTGGCTCGTGAACCCGTGCCACAGTTCCAGCAGTTCGGTACCGTCATCTAAGGTTGCCTGGCGTATCTCGTACGTCATGCATTATCGTCAGAGATGGACTACTAAAAAATGCACTGGTCATTGAGTTCCGTTTTTTTACACTTTTCGCGGTTGGTCCGGTCCGAAGTGGCGCGGGGCAGCTGGTGAGCGATGGATACCCGGATGGAGACCGAGGGATATCGGGGGTCGCCGGGGCGCTCACGTCGGACCGATCGAACCGCGAATCCCGTCGCGCCCCAATTCGGTAGATACACGAACCGTATACAGGAAACAATTATTACCTTCGAGTAGAAAGGTTCTGTTGGAAGATTAGAGCTATGCCCACCGAGAAGCGATTCAAAGAGGAGCTGCAGAACGGGCGGATGATCGAATCGACGGAAGAGATGACCGACGGGTACAAGAAGGCGCTCAAACAGATCCTGACGGTATCGGGCGATACGGAGTTGATGAGCGCGCCAGCGTACTACGAACAGTCGCTGAACGCGCCGTCGCTCGACGCCCGCGCGTCGTGTATCAGCGTCATTCAGGACGAGCTCGGCCACGGCCACATCGCCTACCGACTGCTCGAGGACTTAGGCGAGGACCGCGAGGAACTCATCTACGAGCGCGAACCCCACGAATTTCGCAATACCTACGGGTTCGACCAGCACATCGACAACTTCGCCGAGCTCGTCACGGCCCACGGGCTGTTCGACCGCGCAGGGATCGTTCTCCTCAGCGACATCCACGAGAACACCTCCTACGCGCCGTGGAAGCGCGCGCTGACAAAAGTGAGCAAGGAAGAGCAGTTCCACCTCCGTCACGGCGAGACGTGGATGCGGCGACTTGCGAACAACAGCGACAAGACCAAGCAGCGTCTCCAGGAGGCCGTCGACTGGATGTTCCCGATGGGCGTCGAGTGGTTCGGCATGCCCGACGACAAGAAGAAACACGACGACCAGCTCGAGTACCGGATCAAGGGTAAGTCCAACGACGAGCTCCGCCAGGACTGGCTGTCCCGAACGCTGCCGCTGACGAACGAACTGGAGCTTGACGTGCCGGCCCGCTACGACGAGAAGCGCGACGAGTACGTCCTCGACTACGATATGCCGGTCGCTTTCGACGCCGACAACAAGGAGTGGCGCTTCGACGAGCCAATTTCGTGGTCCGACGTGATGGATCGCTGGCGCTCCCGCGGTCCGGCGAACGAGAAGTACATCGACATGATCCAGTCCAGTACCGTTGACATCGGGGCCTAGTTATGTCGAGTGCACGAAAACCGGCGAATGTATCGGCGAACGCGTCACTGACCAGTGAGTTCGTCGAACGGCGCCGCGCCGATGCGACGCCGTTCGAGCGGGAGCTGTGGGATATCCTCGACGAGATTCCGGATCCGCACATCCCGGTGAGCCTCGTCGAAATGGCGATGGTTTACGACATCTGCGAAGAGGACAGCCACGTCACCGTCGAGTTGACATTCCCCTGTATGGGCTGCCCGGCCTACGACATGATCCACAACGATATCCGGAGCTGTCTGGCGGTCGTTGACGGCGTCGACGAGGTCGAAATCGACGTCGTCTGGGATCCCGTTTGGTCGAAGGACATGCTCACCGATGCCGTCCGAGAAAAGATGCGCGAAGCAGGAATCAGCCTCTAACCGCCATGAAATACGAAGTATTCGCACGAATCAATCAAGGTGATGATACCAAACATATCGGTAACGTCACCGCGGAGAGCGATCGACTCGCAAAGATGTACGCACACAACACGTTCAACGAAGAAGACTGGGACTTCCTCGCCGTCATCAACGAGGCGGATCTCCTCGAAGTGACCGGCGGCCGACCCGAACTCGAGGTGAGTGCCAGTGAGTGACGATACCTGGCCCGAACTGGCGCTCGACTACGTACAGGCCGTCTACGACACGAAGCTCCTGCTCGGACACCGGTACGCCCAGTGGAGCCTCTCGGGTCCGTCGCTCGAGGACGACATCGGCGGTGCGAGCGCCGCACAGGAGGAAATCGGCCACGTCCGCCAGCTAGCGCGCGAACTCGAAGGACAGGGTCGAGACGCCGACTGGCTGAGCGGCGACCGCGAGCCCGATGAGTTCGCCAACGCGGCCTGTCTCGACCGCATCGACGGCGAGTGGCCGTCGTACATCGCGTCGATCGCTCCGGCAGACCGCGCGTCGTGGTACCTGATCGACGCGATCGATCGGGACGACCTGTTCGGCCTGATCACCAAGATGGGCGAAGACGAGTACTTCCACCTGGAGTACCACGACGCCCGGCTGGAAACGCTGGCCGAAGACGATCCGGAAACGATCCAGCGAACCCTGGAGACGACGCTCCCGCAGACGCTCTCGCTGATCGGTCCGACCGCGTACGATGCTGACGAGGATCCGGTGTTCGGTTCCGGATTCACGGATCGGCCGGTCGCCGAGATCCGTGAGTCGTTCGCCAACCACTACCGAGAGCTGTTCGCGGAAACGGACGTCTCTCTCGAGAACGTCGACTGGAACGCTCCGGCTCTCGAGGAGTGGGACGAGACGCAACGACGCGCCGGCGGCGGGGCAATCAGCGACGAAGACGTCCGACAGCTCCGCGGCGAAGAGAACGAGCTGTTCTTTATGAACTGATGATGGGAATGAACGATCGACTCTCGAAATTGACCGTGACGTGTCCGTTCTGTGAGTCGGCGGATACGGAACGGGAGTCCGCTTTCGGCAGCGAAATTTCGAAGGCCCAGTACTACTGCAACGGCTGCAACACAGTGTTCGAACGGATCAAATACGACGGCGCGAATCCGGACACCGGTCGGTAACCGACCTCGTGTTCGACGTTCGCCCTCGGTACCCATAGCGACAGCTTCCCCATTATTTACACAAAATATATTTTCCGAATTTAGAAAGCTTTTTATGGCGCGGTAGCGATGTGAGTCCTGTATGGAGCTCCCAGCGTTCAGTGAGCTAGATCTGGAGTATTTCACGACGGAAATAAACAGCCACGTCGGTATCCTTCGCCTCGACCGGCCGCCGGCGAACGCACACGACATCGAGGTCTTGCTGGACCTCCAGCGCGCCATCGAGGCCGTTCGGTTCGACGAGAACGTCCGCGCCGTCCTCTTCGGCAGTTCCAACGAGAAGTTCTTCTCGACGGGCTTCGACATTCAGGTTCTGCAGGAGGAGTCCGGTCGGCAGGTCGGCTACGCGAGTCAGACGAGCAAGGAGATCATCATGAAGATGCGGACGACCGACACTATCTTCATCGCGATGGTCAACGGTCACTGCATGGGCGGCGGCCTCGAGCTCGCGCTCGGCTGTGACTTCCGATACATCGGCGACGATGACGACTACAACATCGGCATGCCCGAGATTCACCTCGGACTCATCGCCGGCGAGGCGGGGACGCAACTGCTACCTCGATACATCGATCGCTCCGAAGCGCTACGGATGATGCTCACCGGCGATACTCTCACGCCGGAAGAAGCGACGGAGAGGGGGATTTTCGACGAGATCCATCCGCCGGAAGAGGTCGAAGACGCCGCCTTCGAGTTCGCACAGGAGATCGCCGAGAAGCCGAGCGTCGCGGTGGGTAACAACAAGCTCGCCGTCAACGAGGGCCTCGAAATGCCGCTGTCGGACGCGCTGGCCCACGAGCGCGAACTGCAGAACCGCCTCCTCGGTTCCGACGTCGCGAAGGAGGGCGTCGACGCCTTCCTCAACGACCGCAAGCCCGACTTCGTGGGCGTCGAACTCGGCGACAAGGAACCGGGCGATGAGGAGTAACGGTCGCTCGCGGTACCGTCGGTCTCGCCTCTGACATACCGTCCGCGCCCGTTCTCAGCCCGTAGCGAGAAGAGACGAGAGAGGCGCCGCCGTATCTCTTCGTCTCGACCGACGACTCGCGGCGAACGCTGCGGCCACGATAGGGCGTCGACCAGAGAACGGCGGCCGTCGCCGATTCGAATTACGGCGTCAGCAGAAGGCCGGTCGGATACGAGTCGATCGCAGGACGGTATCGAACCGGCGTTCCGTCAAGACGTTCGACGGGACCCAGTTCGGCGAGTCGCCGCAGGTGCGCGGCCGCCTCGCCCGCGCCGAATTTCGCGTGGATACCGCGCAGTTCACCGAACAGCTCTCGCGCTACATCCCACGGCGTCCGCGCCGACGGTTCCGGTGTCGCGATCGCACGAAAGGCCGCTCTGGCCCGGTTCCGGTGGTGGCGTCGCGCTTCGTCGATCGCCGTCGGAATCTCGATTTCCATACCGTGTCCTGGGTATCCGTCCGTCCGTATCGATTCGAAGCGATTCAGCGATGCGAGATACTGACCGAGCGAATCGTCGAGTCGCGTATCGCTCCCTCCGACGTTCGGCGTGTACGTTGGTAGCAGCAGGTCCCCGAGGAAGATCCCCTCGTCCGTCCGGAACGAGACGTGACCGACGGTGTGACCCGGCGTGTGAACGAACTCGACGTCGACGACAGTATCACCGTCTCCGTGGGGCGTCACCGCGAACGAGTCGGGTACCGGAGACGGCGTATCGGCGCTCGAGACGTCGTCCCGAACCGACTCCGGGACGCCCCATCGCTCGAGAACCCGTCGATCGCGACGACATCGCCGCTCGCGAGCGGCCGCGTAGTCGCCGATCAGCAGCGTATCATCGGCGTGAGCGTGTATCGAGGCGTCGGCGCGATCCGCGAGACGGGACGCGAGGCCGGCGTGGTCGATGTGCCAGTGGGTGAGAAGGACGTGATCCACGTCCGTTATCGCGATCCCGGCGTCCGCGATCCCGTCCCGAAGCGCAGTCCACGCAGTATCGGACGGCGGACCTGGATCGATGACGACGCCGCGGGCCGGAAGCAGGTACGCACAGTTCGTTCCCTCCGGCGATCCGCCGCCGACGGAAACCCTGACGACGTCACTCACGGACGTCGCTCACTCCGCGCTCGTCGAGGAGCGCGTCGAGCCCTAGTTCCTCCCACCTGTCGGCGACCGACTCCAGCACGTTCTCGGAAAAGGACGTCTCGAAATTCACGCGAGGTGCGATGTACTCTTCGTCCCACCGCGGATCCCACGTCGCATTGATGTAGAGCCGGGAGCCGTTCGATCCGTCGGAACGGTATAGCGGCGCCGTCGCGCTCGAGGCGTTCGGTTCGCTGAAGATCCAGTCGTTGGCGGGGTGGGCCTTGACCCACATGTCGTCGATCGCTCGAGCCAGGTTCGACGGATCAGCCTGCTCGTCAAGTATGAGTACCTTGTCGAACAGGTCCGAGAACGAGAAGAGCGTATTAGCGAGCTGCCACTCGAATCCGGCGTACAGGATTTCGCTCGAGACGATACAGAAGCCAAGTTGCCCTTCGACCGGCAACTGAATCCACTCGACGGGCGAGACGCCCCAGTAGTTGTTCACTCGACGGAAGAGCTTCGCCGTCTCGACAAGACACATCAGGTGCAGATCGTCGGTTAAGGGCTCGCCGAGCGGAGTAAACGGAACGATCGGTTCCTCACGGAGTGCGATCGCCTCGGCGTCGACATCGACGGTCGTCGTCTCGCACGCCAGTTCCC is a window encoding:
- a CDS encoding 2Fe-2S iron-sulfur cluster-binding protein, yielding MVESYTVEFVDEGQTIEVPADKPILEAAEEAGLAPPYQCRMGVCGVCSGMLVEDGEVDQTEGMFLSDSEKEEGYVLTCIAKPRSNLRIRTDESP
- a CDS encoding GNAT family N-acetyltransferase, which translates into the protein MTYEIRQATLDDGTELLELWHGFTSHLSEYDDRYEHKESADDRWLQYFENQLVGSKYGTVIVAEEERTGELIGVLEARIMGNHPIFRLQDHGYINGHYVAEEYRGSGVGAALLDEVHDWFEQSEKDIDFYRVDAIHGDESAEAFYESNGFEPVEHVFERSIDREQ
- a CDS encoding phenylacetic acid degradation PaaB family protein, with the translated sequence MKYEVFARINQGDDTKHIGNVTAESDRLAKMYAHNTFNEEDWDFLAVINEADLLEVTGGRPELEVSASE
- a CDS encoding ABC transporter substrate-binding protein yields the protein MVRRPTGECGNRAGSNRASTPTISRRQYLAGSAAVGVGSAFAGCLGGEDRLTVGYALPFTGTYAILGESIVNGFELYLEQNDGEIDGEEVETIERDTEADTNRGVDVTRELLVEEQVDALVGPVSSAVAITMMQTIENEASAIWLNANAGDYRVTEEGCLNYHFRTSFNDWQTSAPLAGWVYNNVADTVCLAYADYAFGQNSKNFFREAFEDAGGEVVAEVGAPLGTDDYSTYLGDIENSGADAVFSFFAGSDAVNYITDFADYGLNEEMTQTGSGFLLSEDTLPAQGEAALGMYSLLHYAPTQETDRNTEFVENYRDAYDSSANVYACQGYDSAQAFAAAVEESGGSDPNEMADALGGTELDSPRGSFRFNPETHEPIQNLYVREVVASDGEQPVENQVVETIEGVESPSWGCSL
- a CDS encoding CoA transferase subunit A — translated: MVASTESLDVAVSHIDPGSSIAVGLALEHAIPFAAGHELLRRGIDDLTLIGPISDLLFDQLIGGGAASEIRAAWVGNVSTGTGYRFREAVEGGEIAVEDHSNFSIALALQAGAMGVPYLPTRSLLGSDIFERSELFVEATDPFEGDRIALVPAIEPDWAIVHAQRASPRGDVHLWGNTGIVGPAVGAAENVLVTAEEIVEPDVIESDPSRVAITREQVASVVECPFGAHPSPVAGYYNRDNEYYLRYDRRTESRSGFEEWADEWVYGVADREEYATLVDADLEITEPTIAAEVQYGQ
- a CDS encoding CoA-transferase subunit beta, giving the protein MASSEYTDRELMVTTAAREIEDGDTAFVGMRLPLIAFQVAVSTHAPNALAVYESGVVRDSPADGFIHTMCDLPNLDRAVSTTGMVDIMSRLQRGDIDVGFLGGAEIDRYGNLNTTRVTAGDREIRLPGSGGACDIACMADRTVLLMPHEPRRFAESVEYVTSPGYPADDDGRDDRPAPGGGPSALVTSKATFGFDDSGELYLRSVHPGSEIEDVLAAFPWDVQTADDVGDGAVETTPEPTAEELDLVRTFDPDGFWT
- a CDS encoding branched-chain amino acid ABC transporter permease; the protein is MVETILRATLLGLQLGVTLALIAAGLTLIFGMLDVINFAHGALYMLGAYFGAVIAAELGSFWLALVLAPLFVGVVGAAIEVLSLRPLYGRNPLYHILLTFGFAIMIQGTVLQVWGGQARRIARPDLLTGSVAIGSLNYPLYRLFVLVVGTILIVAIWLAIERSNFGILMRASAHDTEMVNALGIDVSKVFTGVFVFGAVLAGLAGVLLAVSRSVNPGMGMGIIIEAFVIVVIGGLGSFRGAVYTALLIGLVTSYGALIAPTLTELFLFGLMAVVLMIKPNGFFGTTEAA
- a CDS encoding acyl-CoA synthetase, with the protein product MQESITEEYLPDEENAPEHVYSLPELHYPKRINVVDELVDRHIREGRGENVAIYFEDRTITYEELREKVNRMGNALRDLGIGAGDRVVVRFPNRPEAIVSCLAVQKIGGVALPSMKLLRAKELEYIINNAEASAVVVYDDLLDEVENALPELETVGDIVVAERTGVDHSYHSYDDLLDDADDELEAYETERDDIALLLYTSGTTGRPKGAIHTHRNVLATADSYARYCLEPTEDDVFGGNPPLPFAYGYGDLVTFPLRFGASTSLVADADPGDLLEAIEDHGISILCSIPTGFNQILSQHPDGPEEYDVSSLRLGLSAGEPLTPTTYENFEREYGINLLDGIGTTEMLHIFISHRHTEKIDPSVTGYPVPGYECKIVDPDTGEDLERGEAGLLAVRGPTGIAYWDRPEKQLEVNQDGWSIPGDIFVQYEDGRLEYKSRSDDLIISSGYNIPGPEVEAVIEEHESVAEVAVVGSPHEERGEIVKAFVVLYDDVEPGEELITEIQNHVKDVLAPYKYPREVEFREGLPRTETGKIRRTELREAEHQ
- a CDS encoding Phenylacetic acid catabolic protein; its protein translation is MPTEKRFKEELQNGRMIESTEEMTDGYKKALKQILTVSGDTELMSAPAYYEQSLNAPSLDARASCISVIQDELGHGHIAYRLLEDLGEDREELIYEREPHEFRNTYGFDQHIDNFAELVTAHGLFDRAGIVLLSDIHENTSYAPWKRALTKVSKEEQFHLRHGETWMRRLANNSDKTKQRLQEAVDWMFPMGVEWFGMPDDKKKHDDQLEYRIKGKSNDELRQDWLSRTLPLTNELELDVPARYDEKRDEYVLDYDMPVAFDADNKEWRFDEPISWSDVMDRWRSRGPANEKYIDMIQSSTVDIGA
- a CDS encoding metal-sulfur cluster assembly factor, whose protein sequence is MSSARKPANVSANASLTSEFVERRRADATPFERELWDILDEIPDPHIPVSLVEMAMVYDICEEDSHVTVELTFPCMGCPAYDMIHNDIRSCLAVVDGVDEVEIDVVWDPVWSKDMLTDAVREKMREAGISL